A window from Salvia miltiorrhiza cultivar Shanhuang (shh) chromosome 2, IMPLAD_Smil_shh, whole genome shotgun sequence encodes these proteins:
- the LOC131008173 gene encoding uncharacterized protein LOC131008173: MPVSTAQGKAREKAAANSIPLKLLLGQGQKPNKTSKEFTPRFTEASLEVPKAESQIKGYAFIRGLRPRAFFDNLQIKQPRDFDDILARLPGYIHLKEARAAQKTEYNGNKPKKAENKGEILDTRHQGRAPYRGLPPRVLPVEAQPTYQPARNEQTYRGVNNVNRLTDQTPLNKPQEEIFHLIKNEPWFRVPRDFAAGLPSQDRMDCCVSTTIIMDTLQNIDNNYNPRAGREQGNQEDDRRAAPPRKEKRQVHMIIREESGPISNRARKQTIRSCRVGTLPNQVMSVHSAAREPSISFGPEDHAGLVHQHDDALVFSADVANCTVHRIFVDSSSAVNIIYKDYMTAMALDVALKPPGNPLFSFRGKSILPLGSLELPMMWGKEGASRTRILKFLVVDFLKPNYNIIIGRPTLNAFQVMISMYHLKMKFPLENGRVGEVSGNQFTSKERFVKSLTTQVGIKRAQSSQGRSAEKVAKAGGSSRNTAERAKIKEIGRSPDKQQLISTNDRCMLVELFPGKMVSPLAWVLRCLQP; this comes from the exons ATGCCAGTCAGCACTGCCCAGGGGAAGGCAAGGGAGAAAGCCGCTGCCAACAGCATTCCCTTGAAGCTATTGTTAGGACAGGGTCAA AAACCTAATAAAACTTCGAAGGAGTTTACTCCCCGTTTTACCGAAGCATCTTTGGAGGTGCCCAAAGCTGAATCTCAGATTAAGGGCTACGCTTTCATACGTGGACTAAGACCAAGGGCTTTCTTTGATAATTTGCAAATAAAACAACCGAGGGACTTTGATGATATCTTAGCCCGACTCCCGGGATACATACATTTGAAGGAAGCTAGGGCTGCTCAAAAGACAGAATACAACGGCAACAAGCCCAAGAAAGCGGAGAATAAGGGTGAGATACTGGACACCCGTCATCAAGGGAGAGCACCGTACAGGGGACTACCGCCCCGAGTGCTGCCAGTGGAAGCGCAGCCGACATACCAGCCCGCTCGTAATGAGCAAACCTATAGAGGAGTGAATAATGTCAACCGACTCACTGATCAAACTCCGTTGAACAAACCTCAAGAAGAGatttttcatttaataaaaaatgaaccaTGGTTCAGGGTTCCACGGGATTTTGCGGCGGGGCTCCCAAGCCAGGACCGAATGGACTGTTGTGTCAGTACCACAATCATTATGGACACCCTACAGAACATT GACAACAATTATAATCCCAGGGCTGGAAGGGAACAAGGGAATCAAGAGGATGATCGCAGGGCTGCTCCGCCTCGCAAAGAAAAGAGGCAGGTGCATATGATCATTAGGGAAGAAAGTGGGCCCATATCTAATAGGGCGCGGAAGCAAACCATCCGTTCGTGCAGGGTTGGCACTTTACCCAATCAAGTCATGAGTGTTCACAGTGCTGCAAGGGAGCcaagcatttcttttggccccGAGGACCATGCCGGGCTGGTTCACCAGCATGATGACGCCTTGGTTTTCTCTGCAGACGTAGCAAATTGCACGGTCCACCGTATATTCGTGGATTCGAGCAGCGCTGTGAATATAATCTACAAAGACTATATGACGGCGATGGCTTTAGATGTCGCCTTGAAACCGCCGGGTAATCCACTATTTAGTTTTAGAGGGAAATCTATTTTGCCGTTGGGCTCTCTAGAGTTACCAATGATGTGGGGAAAAGAAGGGGCCTCGCGGACTCGCATTCTCAAATTTTTGGTGGTGGATTTTCTGAAACCAAATTACAATATCATCATCGGGCGGCCGACGCTGAATGCCTTCCAGGTCATGATCTCTATGTACCACCTGAAGATGAAATTTCCACTTGAAAATGGCAGGGTTGGGGAAGTGTCAGGGAATCAGTTTACGTCAAAAGAGCGCTTTGTCAAAAGTTTAACGACACAGGTCGGGATTAAGCGAGCACAAAGTTCCCAAGGAAGGTCAGCGGAGAAGGTTGCCAAAGCTGGGGGTAGTTCCAGGAACACAGCGGAACGAGCTAAGATAAAGGAAATCGGGAGATCTCCAGATAAGCAACAGCTGATCTCAACGAACGATAGGTGTATGTTGGTGGAATTATTCCCGGGAAAGATGGTTTCACCACTCGCGTGGGTACTGAGATGCCTCCAGCCTTAG